A window of the Phaseolus vulgaris cultivar G19833 chromosome 5, P. vulgaris v2.0, whole genome shotgun sequence genome harbors these coding sequences:
- the LOC137834777 gene encoding uncharacterized protein, which translates to MVANDYFPPLFSVAPMMECTDHHYRTLARLLSKHTWLYTEMLAAETIVYQKGNLDRFLAYSPDQHPIVLQIGGSNLDNLAKAAELANAYCYDEINFNCGCPSPRVAGRGCFGVRLMLDPKFVAEAISLIAANTNVPVTVKCRIGVDDHDSYNELCDFIYKVSSLSPAKHFVIHSRKALLKGLSPSENRSIPPLKYEYFYGLIRDFPDLTFTINGGITSIDEVNGALKAGAHGVMVGRAAYHNPWHILGHVDTAIYGAPGSDLTRRQVLEKYQVYGDSVVRQYGLGPTVRDIVKPLLGYFHSEPGNGLWKRKADSAVQTCTTIKSFFEETLVAIPDSVLDSPVAEPQYGRGDLFANIHNLLPPPYRTREENAI; encoded by the exons ATGGTTGCAAACGACTATTTTCCTCCTTTGTTTAG TGTGGCCCCAATGATGGAGTGTACAGATCATCACTATAGGACTCTTGCACGTCTCTTGTCAAAGCACACTTGGCTCTACACGGAGATGCTTGCTGCCGAAACAATTGTTTATCAAAAGGGAAATCTG GACAGATTCTTGGCATATTCTCCAGATCAACATCCTATTGTGCTTCAAATTGGTGGAAGTAATTTAGATAATTTGGCAAAAGCAGCTGAACTGGCAAATGCTTATTGCTACGATGAGATCAACTTCaa CTGTGGATGCCCAAGTCCTAGAGTAGCTGGACGTGGATGCTTTGGTGTACGTCTTATGCTTGATCCAAAG TTTGTTGCAGAGGCTATTTCATTAATTGCTGCCAATACAAATGTACCTGTTACTGTCAAATGTCGAATTGGTGTGGATGATCATGATTCCTACAATGAATTGT GTGATTTCATTTACAAGGTTTCTTCCCTATCACCTGCTAAGCATTTCGTAATTCACTCAAGGAAGGCACTGCTTAAGGGCCTTAGCCCATCTGAAAATCGGAGTATTCCTCCACTGAA GTATGAATACTTTTATGGCCTCATACGGGACTTTCCTGACTTAACATTTACAATCAATGGTGGTATTACTAGTATTGATGAG GTCAATGGAGCTCTAAAGGCTGGGGCCCATGGTGTTATGGTTGGACGTGCAGCATACCATAA CCCTTGGCATATTTTGGGACATGTTGATACTGCAATTTATGGTGCACCGGGTAGTGATCTTACACGTCGTCAG GTTCTCGAGAAATATCAAGTATATGGGGATTCGGTAGTACGACAATATGGACTTGGCCCAACTGTGAGAGATATTGTGAAG CCTTTACTTGGCTATTTCCATTCCGAGCCTGGGAATGGACTTTGGAAGCGCAAAGCAGATTCAGCTGTCCAAACTTGCACG acaattaaatcattttttgaaGAAACCCTTGTAGCAATTCCTGACTCAGTCTTGGATTCACCTGTTGCGGAACCACAATATGGTCGTGGAGATCTTTTTGCTAACATACACAACTTGCTACCTCCACCATACAGAACAAGAGAAGAGAATGCCATTTAA
- the LOC137834779 gene encoding uncharacterized protein, producing MLGVNNNHGVMMKSKGRSKRVHKKDVKVTYISSPMKVKTSASNFRALVQELTGQASNVAEMFVEADFYNYDGVLDDGNQKGPNIQQLSGTSETYFHDSTWFKSLDDHLHSGSFMEPLNEQLQCELFSFDII from the coding sequence ATGCTTGGAGTTAACAACAACCATGGTGTGATGATGAAGAGCAAAGGGAGGAGCAAAAGGGTTCACAAGAAGGATGTTAAAGTGACATATATCTCAAGCCCCATGAAGGTGAAGACCAGTGCCTCCAACTTCAGAGCCCTTGTGCAAGAACTCACTGGTCAAGCCTCCAATGTTGCTGAAATGTTTGTGGAAGCTGATTTTTACAACTATGATGGTGTTCTTGATGATGGTAACCAAAAGGGACCAAATATTCAGCAATTGAGTGGTACAAGTGAAACCTATTTTCATGATTCTACTTGGTTCAAATCTCTTGATGATCACTTGCATTCTGGCTCTTTCATGGAACCACTAAATGAACAACTTCAATGTGAACTCTTCAGCTTTGATATTATTTAG
- the LOC137834780 gene encoding uncharacterized protein has protein sequence MNFAASFCRRLNIKELVTNVPVYRSTSDVSGEGLSMVFRRWATKKTAGSTKNGRDSKPKNLGVKKFGGERVIPGNIIVRQRGTRFHPGNYVGLGKDHTLFALKEGLVKFEKNKLTGRKWVHVEPKEGHVLHPLYANASASEVKVAV, from the exons ATGAATTTTGCAGCATCATTTTGCAGAAGATTGAATATCAAGGAACTTGTGACAAATGTTCCTGTGTATAGAAGCACCAGTG ATGTTTCTGGAGAAGGTTTGAGTATGGTGTTCAGGCGTTGGGCTACCAAAAAGACTGCTGGTTCTACAAAGAACGGACGGGATTCAAAACCCAAGAACCTTGGAGTGAAGAAATTTGGTGGGGAG AGGGTGATACCTGGAAATATCATTGTCCGACAACGTGGCACTCGTTTTCATCCAGGAAACTATGTCGGACTTGGGAAAGATCATACTTTGTTTGCATTGAAAGAGGGATTGGTGAAGTTTGAAAAGAACAAGCTGACTGGTCGCAAATGGGTGCATGTTGAGCCTAAGGAAGGTCATGTTCTCCACCCTTTGTATGCAAATGCCTCTGCTTCTGAAGTTAAGGTTGCTGTCTAA
- the LOC137834778 gene encoding probable protein arginine N-methyltransferase 3, producing MAFIDKQKGEEEKEPYRMEEEEEEDSEEAEEEAWDDWEGERESEFVCLFCDSQYSLCGSLFDHCASLHHFDFHAIRAALKLDFYASFKLINFVRSQVAENKCWSCGLTCQCKRDLQNHLHDIVDFNEMKTLWNDDRYLIPFMQDDSLLYSFGECDEEGEDEQITSIDEDLIKDLMNIDERSSVDHDSVENSKGDLINGKDSMGHALCSDKDPKKGPLVANSPNHIAKHIKKVNEGYFGSYSSFGIHREMLSDKVRMDAYGQAILKNPSLLKGAVVMDVGCGTGILSLFSAKAGASRVIAVEASAKMAAVASQVAKDNGLWWNKSQSGIDGLQKGVMEVVHGMVEEIDKTVELQPHSVDVLLSEWMGYCLLYESMLGSVLYARDRWLKPGGAILPDTATIFVAGFGKGATSLPFWDNVCGFDMSCIGKELVIDAAQIPIVDVLDSQDLVTSSAILQSFDLATMKPDEVDFTTTTTLELKPSASATWCWCYGVVLWFETGFTRRFCQEAPAVLSTSPYTPRTHWSQTILTFREPIAIGFGKEKKGKLEAIGTEVYPAVNIDLRVSIVRSTEHRSIDISLEAAGVGPGGEKRSWPAQLFNLQ from the exons ATGGCATTCATCGATAAGCaaaagggagaagaagaaaaggaaccGTAcagaatggaagaagaagaagaagaagatagcGAAGAAGCAGAAGAAGAAGCATGGGACGATTGGGAAGGAGAGCGAGAATCGGAATTTGTGTGTCTCTTCTGTGACTCTCAGTACAGTTTGTGCGGTTCCTTGTTCGATCATTGCGCATCCCTTCACCATTTCGATTTCCACGCGATTAGAGCAGCGCTCAAACTAGATTTCTATGCCTCCTTCAAGCTCATCAACTTCGTTCGCTCTCAG GTGGCAGAGAACAAATGTTGGAGTTGTGGATTAACATGTCAGTGCAAGCGTGACTTGCAGAATCATCTGCATGATATAGTTGACTTTAATGAGATGAAGACTCTATGGAATGATGATAGATATCTAATACCTTTCATGCAAGATGATTCTCTGCTGTACAGTTTTGGTGAATGTGACGAAGAAGGTGAAGATGAGCAAATTACATCAATTGATGAAGATCTCATAAAAGATTTGATGAACATTGACGAGAGAAGCTCTGTTGATCATGATTCTGTGGAAAATTCAAAAGGGGATCTTATTAATGGTAAAGACTCAATGGGACATGCCTTGTGCAGTGATAAGGATCCAAAAAAGGGTCCTTTAGTGGCTAATTCTCCGAATCACATTGCAAAACATATTAAGAAGGTTAATGAAGGTTATTTTGGGTCATACAGTTCATTTGGTATCCATCGAGAAATGTTAAGTGATAAG GTGAGAATGGATGCTTATGGTCAAGCAATATTGAAGAATCCCTCCCTACTAAAGGGTGCTGTTGTTATGGATGTAGGTTGTGGAACTGGAATCCTCAG CCTGTTTTCGGCAAAAGCTGGAGCTTCAAGGGTTATTGCTGTTGAGGCTAGTGCCAAGATGGCAGCAGTGGCATCTCAG gttGCAAAAGATAATGGTCTTTGGTGGAATAAAAGCCAAAGTGGAATCGATGGTCTCCAAAAGGGAGTTATGGAAGTGGTTCATGGTATGGTTGAAGAGATTGATAAAACAGTTGAACTTCAACCTCACAGTGTTGACGTGTTGCTAAGTGAATGGATGGGATATTGCTTGCTGTATGAATCCATGCTTGGTTCAGTGCTTTATGCACGGGACCGGTGGTTGAAGCCTGGTGGTGCCATTCTTCCTGACACAGCAACTATT TTTGTTGCAGGATTTGGAAAAGGAGCCACAAGTCTTCCGTTTTGGGATAATGTCTGTGGTTTTGATATGTCTTGCATTGGGAAGGAGCTTGTCATAGATGCTGCCCAAATTCCTATAGTTGATGTTCTGGACTCACAAGATTTAGTTACCAGTTCTGCGATTCTGCAG TCTTTTGACTTGGCAACCATGAAGCCCGATGAAGTGGATTTCACTACGACTACTACTTTGGAATTAAAACCAAGTGCTTCAGCAACATGGTGCTGGTGCTATGGTGTTGTCCTATGGTTTGAAACTGGTTTTACGAGGAGATTCTGCCAAGAAGCACCAGCTGTGTTATCCACATCCCCTTATACGCCAAGAACACATTGGTCACAAACAATCTTAACCTTTAGAGAACCTATTGCAATAGGGtttggaaaagaaaagaagggtAAACTGGAAGCAATTGGAACTGAGGTGTATCCAGCTGTAAATATCGATTTACGCGTCAGCATTGTCCGTTCTACAGAGCATCGCAGCATTGACATTTCCTTAGAAGCTGCTGGTGTTGGTCCTGGCGGTGAGAAACGGAGTTGGCCTGCTCAGCTTTTCAATCTGCAGTAG